In Salmo salar chromosome ssa03, Ssal_v3.1, whole genome shotgun sequence, a single genomic region encodes these proteins:
- the LOC106600386 gene encoding coatomer subunit alpha produces the protein MLTKFETKSARVKGLSFHPKRPWILASLHNGVIQLWDYRMCTLIDKFDEHDGPVRGIDFHKQQPLFVSGGDDYKIKVWNYKLRRCLFTLLGHLDYIRTTFFHHEYPWILSASDDQTIRIWNWQSRTCVCVLTGHNHYVMCAQFHPSEDLVVSASLDQTVRVWDISGLRKKNLSPSAVETEVRGISGVDLFGASDAVVKHVLEGHDRGVNWAAFHPSMPLIVSGADDRQVKIWRMNESKAWELDTCRGHYNNVSCAVFHPRQELILSNSEDKSIRVWDMSKRTGVQTFRRDHDRFWVLGAHPNLNLFAAGHDSGMLVFKLERERPAYAVYGNMLYYVKDRFLRQLDFSSSKDTAVMQLRSGSKFPVFSMSYNPAENAVLLCTRATNLENSTYDLYSIPKESDSQNPDAPEGKRSSGLTSVWVARNRFAVLDRMHSLLIKNLKNEIVKKVQVPSCEEIFYAGTGSLLLRDADGVTLFDVQQKRSLATVKIAKVKYVVWSADTSHVALLAKHAIMICNRKLESLCSIHENIRVKSGAWDESGVFIYTTSNHIKYALTSGDHGIIRTLDLPIYVTRVRGNSVYCLDRECRPRVLNIDPTEYRFKLALVNRKYEEVLHMVRNAKLVGQSIIAYLQKKGYPEVALHFVKDEKTRFSLALECGNIEVALEAAKALDERGCWERLGEAALLQGHHQVVEMCYQRTKNFDKLTFLYLITGNLAKLRKMMKIAEIRKDMSGHYQGALYLGDVSERVRILKNCGQKSLAYLTAATHGMDEEAEALKETFDPEKDTVPEVDPNAQLLQPPPPINPLDTNWPLLTVSKGFFEGAIAAKGKAGQMAADMDVDAPGGEGWGEDAELQLDEDGFMDAQDGLGEEGGATKEEGGGWEVEEDLDLPPELELPAGAGVGAEDGFFVPPTKGMSPTQLWCNNSQLPVDHVLAGSFETAMRLLHDQVGVVQFGPYKQLFMQTLSRGRTCYLGLPSLPCLRGNPQRNWKDCGAKQGLPAVGLRLSDLIARLQQCYQLTTAGRFEEAVERFRTILLSVPLLVVDNKQEIAEAQQLITICREYIVGLTMETERKKLPKDTLDQQKRLCEMAAYFTHCSLQPVHMVLVLRTALNLFFKLKNFKTAASFARRLLELGPKPEVAQQTRKILAACEKTLTDAHQLNYDPHNPFDLCAASYTPLYRGRPVEKCPLSGACYCPPYKGQVCRVTQVTEIGKDVIGLRVSPLQFR, from the exons ATGTTGACCAAATTCGAGACGAAGTCGGCCCGTGTTAAAG GGCTGAGTTTCCACCCGAAGCGGCCCTGGATCCTTGCTAGTCTTCACAATGGAGTCATCCAGCTGTGGGACTATCGGATGTGCACACTGATTGACAAGTTCGATGAACATGATG GCCCTGTCAGAGGAATTGATTTCCACAAGCAGCAGCCTCTTTTTGTGTCTGGAGGTGATGACTACAAAATCAAG GTGTGGAACTACAAGCTGCGGCGTTGCCTCTTCACTCTTCTTGGACACCTGGACTACATCCGCACCACCTTCTTCCATCAT GAGTATCCCTGGATTCTGAGTGCCTCAGATGACCAGACCATCCGCATCTGGAACTGGCAGTCCAGGACATGCGTCTG TGTCTTGACAGGGCATAATCACTATGTGATGTGTGCTCAGTTCCACCCATCTGAGGACCTGGTGGTGTCAGCTAGCCTGGACCAGACTGTGCGCGTGTGGGATATCTCTG GTCTGAGGAAGAAGAACCTCTCTCCCAGTGCCGTGGAGACTGAGGTGCGAGGCATCTCTGGCGTCGATTTGTTCGGCGCTTCCGATGCCGTCGTCAAACACGTGCTCGAG GGTCACGACCGTGGGGTTAACTGGGCCGCCTTCCATCCCAGCATGCCTCTCATCGTCTCAGGGGCTGACGACCGGCAGGTCAAGATCTGGAGGATGAACG AGTCCAAGGCATGGGAGCTGGACACCTGCAGGGGCCACTACAACAACGTGTCCTGTGCTGTCTTCCACCCCCGCCAGGAGCTCATCCTTTCCAACTCCGAGGACAAGAGCATCCGTGTGTGGGACATGTCCAAGAGGACTGGCGTCCAGACCTTCCGCAGGGACCACGACCGCTTCTGGGTGCTGGGAGCTCACCCCAACCTCAACCTATTTGCTGCCG GTCATGACAGTGGTATGCTGGTTTTTAAGCTGGAGCGTGAGCGTCCGGCCTATGCTGTGTACGGAAACATGCTCTACTACGTCAAGGACCGCTTCCTGCGACAGCTCGACTTCAGCAGCAGCAAGGACACTGCCGTCATGCAGCtgcgcag TGGGTCAAAGTTCCCAGTGTTCAGCATGTCTTACAACCCCGCAGAGAATGCTGTCCTGCTCTGCACT AGGGCAACTAACCTGGAGAACAGCACCTATGACTTGTACTCCATCCCCAAAGAGAGTGACTCTCAGAATCCAGATG CTCCTGAGGGGAagaggtcctctggtctgaccTCAGTCTGGGTCGCCAGGAACAGGTTCGCTGTTCTGGACCGCATGCActcg CTGCTGATCAAGAACCTAAAGAATGAGATTGTGAAGAAGGTACAAGTACCTAGCTGTGAGGAGATCTTCTATGCCGGGACGGGCTCCCTGCTGCTGCGCGACGCAGACGGAGTCACCCTCTTTGACGTGCAGCAGAAACGCTCGCTGGCCACCGTGAAGATCGCCAAGGTCAAGTATGTGGTCTGGAGCGCCGACACCAGCCACGTGGCCCTGCTGGCTAAACACG CCATTATGATCTGCAACAGGAAGCTGGAGAGTCTGTGCAGCATCCATGAGAACATCCGTGTGAAGAGTGGAGCCTGGGATGAGAGTGGAGTCTTCATCTACACCACCTCCAACCACATCAAATACGCCCTCACCTCAGG TGATCATGGTATCATCCGGACTCTGGATCTGCCCATCTACGTGACCCGGGTCAGAGGCAACAGTGTCTATTGTCTTGACCGTGAGTGCAGGCCCCGCGTGCTGAACATTGACCCCACGGAGTACCGCTTCAAACTGGCCCTGGTCAACCGCAAAtatgaggag GTGCTGCACATGGTGCGTAACGCCAAGCTGGTTGGCCAGTCCATCATCGCCTACCTGCAGAAGAAGGGCTATCCGGAGGTGGCCCTGCACTTCGTCAAGGATGAAAAGACCCGCTTCAGTTTGGCTTTGGAGTGTGGAAACATTGAG GTGGCGTTGGAGGCCGCCAAGGCTCTGGATGAGAGGGGCTGCTGGGAGCGGCTGGGCGAGGCGGCGCTGCTGCAGGGTCACCACCAGGTCGTGGAGATGTGCTACCAGAGGACCAAAAACTTCGACAAGCTCACCTTCCTCTACCTCATCACCGGCAACCTGGCCAAGCTCCGCAAGATGATGAAGATAG CTGAGATCAGAAAGGACATGAGTGGACACTACCAGGGTGCTCTGTATCTGGGGGATGTCAGCGAGAGAGTCCGCATCCTGAAGAACTGTGGCCAGA AGTCACTGGCATATCTGACTGCTGCCACCCACGGGATGGACGAAGAAGCGGAAGCCCTGAAAGAGACCTTTGACCCAGAAAAGGACACTGTCCCTGAGGTGGACCCCAATGCCCAGCTGCTGCAGCCACCACCTCCCATCAACCCCCTGGATACCAACTGGCCCCTGCTCACTGTGTCCAAGGGCTTCTTCGAGGGAGCCATTGCAGCCAAGG ggaagGCTGGTCAGATGGCTGCAGACATGGATGTTGATGCTCCAGGaggagagggctggggagaggacgCAGAGCTTCAGCTGGACGAGG aTGGTTTCATGGATGCCCAGGATGGATTAGGGGAGGAAGGAGGTGCCacgaaggaggagggaggaggctgggaggtagaggaggatctGGACCTGCCTCCAGAGCTG GAGTTGCCAGCTGGTGCCGGAGTAGGGGCTGAAGATGGTTTCTTTGTCCCTCCTACCAAGGGCATGAGCCCCACTCAGCTGTGGTGCAACAACTCCCAGCTCCCTGTGGACCACGTCCTGGCTGGTTCCTTTGAGACCGCCATGAGg TTGCTCCATGATCAGGTTGGGGTGGTGCAGTTCGGGCCCTATAAGCAGCTGTTCATGCAGACTCTATCCCGCGGGAGAACATGCTACCTCGGCCTGCCATCTCTGCCCTGCCTGCGTGGCAACCCGCAGAGGAACTGGAAGGACTGTGGGGCCAAGCAGGGGCTGCCCGCTGTGGGTCTTCGTCTCTCAGATCTCATTGCCCGCCTGCAGCAGTGCTACCAGCTCACCACTGCCGGCCGCTTCGAGGAGGCCGTTGAACGCTTCCGCACCATCCTGCTGTCTGTGCCACTGCTGGTGGTCGACAACAAGCAGGAGATCGCAGAG GCTCAGCAGCTGATCACAATCTGCAGAGAATACATTGTTGGCCTCACCATGGAAACGGAAAGGAAAAAGTTGCCTAAAGACACATTGGACCAGCAGAAGAGGCTGTGTGAG ATGGCAGCTTACTTCACCCACTGCAGTCTCCAGCCAGTCCACATGGTCCTTGTCTTACGTACAGCACTAAATCTATTCTTTAAACTGAAGAACTTCAAGACAGCTGCCAGTTTTGCCCGTCGTCTGCTTGAACTAGGACCCAAACCAGAGGTGGCACAGCAG ACACGCAAGATCTTGGCAGCATGCGAGAAGACGCTGACAGATGCCCACCAGCTGAACTACGACCCCCACAATCCATTTGACCTGTGCGCTGCCTCGTACACACCCCTGTACCGTGGACGCCCAGTGGAGAAGTGCCCCCTCTCTGGGGCCTGCTATTGCCCCCCCTACAAGGGCCAGGTCTGCAGGGTCACACAG GTGACTGAGATCGGAAAGGATGTGATTGGTCTGCGTGTCAGCCCTCTGCAGTTTCGTTAG